GATTGTTGCCTCACTCTCATGTCATGCCCGCGCAGGCGGGCATCCATCAGGCGGCGGCGCTTCACGTAGGGGGGTGCATGGGTCCCCGCCTACGCGGGGACGACCTCGTGTAGGTGAGACACTATCCTGAAGAACTGGTATAACCCCGGTCCTCCTTCAACAAAGAGAGGGGACCCTCGCCTGATGCGGCAGTCGGCCTTTCGCCTACGGTGCCTCGTCGGTGTCTCCGTCGGTCTCCGGCGTTGGTGCGTCGGCGATTGGAGGCGGAGGCATGGTGGGGTCGGCGTTCACGCCGAGGGTCGCGGCCTGGCGCTCGAGGCGCTGCTCCCACTCGTAGAGCTCGCGCTCGCGCACTTCGAGGGCCTCGTAGGTCTCGCCGAGGGCCTGCTCGCGGATCTCGAACGGGGCCTTCTCGCGGTAGCCGCGCCGCTCGTAGTAGCCCTTGAAGAACCAGTTCTCCTTGAGCGCCTCCATGTTCTCGGCGAGGCGGAAGGCGCCCAGCGTGGCCCAGTTGGCGGCGTCTTCCATCCGGTCGGTGACGGTCGAGACGTCGCCGGCGGCGGCGTTGAACTCCTGGCTGGCCTCGAGCATGGCGTTGTAGATGGCGTCGTCGTTGAGGAAGCGCGCCATCGTGCCATCGCCGGTGTTGACCTTGGCGATGATCTCGTTGATGCCCTCGGAGGCGGAGGCGGCGATCCCGACGAGGGCGTCGGCCTCGGCGGTGAGGCCGCGCAGCGCGGCGCGCGTCTCCTGCGCCGTCAGCACACTCTCCTCGTAGAGCCGGTCGTCGTAGAGGAACGCGCCGAGCGAGCCCTCGCCACTGCGGATGTCCCCCATGATGCCGGTGAAGGCGACCGTCACCGAGTCGAACCGGGCGACGGACTCGAAGAGGCGGTCGGTGACCGCCGTGAAGCTGAACGGGTCGATGCCGGTGATCGTCCCGCCCTCGGCCACGACCGGCGAGGTCCGGCTGCCGCTCGTGAGCACGACCATCATGTTGCCGACGAGGCCCTCGGTCTGGATGATGGCGCGGCTGTCCAGCCGGATCAGGTTGCGCTCTTTCTCCTGGATTTCCATCCCGACGGTGATCGGCTGGCCGGGGGAGTCGGGGAGGTCCACGTACTCGACCCGCCCGACGCGGACGCCCTGGAGCTGCACCGTCGCGCCGGGCATGAGGCCGCCCGCGTCGTTGAACTCGGCGCTCACGCGGAAGGTGTTCGACAGCAGCACCGAGCGCTGGGCGAGCACGAAGAGGGCCAGCATGAAGGCGAGGACGCCGCCGAGGACGATCAGGCCGAGCCGGGCTTGACGAGACATGGGGATACCGGTGAGGTTCGCGTGGGGGACGGAAGTATAACCCCACCGGCGTGCCGCGTAGTGCACCGTGAGGCGTCTAGTTTCTGGTCCTTCGTTTCTGGTTTCTAGTCGAGCGAACGCGGCCGAGCGTGCTGAACTAGGAACCGAAAACCAGGAACTAGAAACCGAGCGCTACGCGCCGTACTGCTCGGTGCCGTAGAAAAAGTCCTTGATGATGGGCTCCTCCGAGGCGCGGAGGTCGTCGAGCGACCCGCTCTCGACGAAGCGTCCCTGGTAGAGAAAGTGCAGGTCGTCGGCGATGATCGAGGCGGCGAGGAGGTCGTGGGTGATGGCGACCGACGAGATGCCACGCTCGTCGCGGAGGCGGACGATGAGGTCCGAGACGACGCGGATGCTGATCGGGTCGAGGCCGGTCGTGGGCTCGTCGTAGAGGATGATCTCGGGTTCGAGGATCACGGCGCGGGCGAGGCCGATGCGCTTCTTCTGCCCGCCCGAGAGCTCCGCCGGAAACTGCTTCAGTGTCTGCGAGAGGTTCACGTCGGCGACGGCTGCCTCTATGCGGTCCTGCTTCTCGCCCTTCGAGAGCGCCGTGTGGCGGTCGAGGTAGAAGCGCATGTTGTCCTCGACCGTCATCGAGTCGAAGAGCGCGCCGCCCTGGAACAGGTAGCCGATCGAGAGCCGGACACGGTCGAGGGCGTTGCCGTCGAGGAGGTCGACGCGCTGGCCCTTGACCCAGACCTCGCCCTGGTCCGGCTTCAG
Above is a genomic segment from Bacteroidota bacterium containing:
- a CDS encoding MlaD family protein, with translation MSRQARLGLIVLGGVLAFMLALFVLAQRSVLLSNTFRVSAEFNDAGGLMPGATVQLQGVRVGRVEYVDLPDSPGQPITVGMEIQEKERNLIRLDSRAIIQTEGLVGNMMVVLTSGSRTSPVVAEGGTITGIDPFSFTAVTDRLFESVARFDSVTVAFTGIMGDIRSGEGSLGAFLYDDRLYEESVLTAQETRAALRGLTAEADALVGIAASASEGINEIIAKVNTGDGTMARFLNDDAIYNAMLEASQEFNAAAGDVSTVTDRMEDAANWATLGAFRLAENMEALKENWFFKGYYERRGYREKAPFEIREQALGETYEALEVRERELYEWEQRLERQAATLGVNADPTMPPPPIADAPTPETDGDTDEAP
- a CDS encoding ATP-binding cassette domain-containing protein; translation: MIDALDTTQPDAPVTGGSPPPPEGTVIELRGIHKSFGENHVLRGISLSVPAGSSAVVLGGSGSGKSVLIRHIVGLLKPDQGEVWVKGQRVDLLDGNALDRVRLSIGYLFQGGALFDSMTVEDNMRFYLDRHTALSKGEKQDRIEAAVADVNLSQTLKQFPAELSGGQKKRIGLARAVILEPEIILYDEPTTGLDPISIRVVSDLIVRLRDERGISSVAITHDLLAASIIADDLHFLYQGRFVESGSLDDLRASEEPIIKDFFYGTEQYGA